A region from the Leptospira neocaledonica genome encodes:
- a CDS encoding efflux RND transporter permease subunit has product MMMAAIILLGSIGFSRMGLSQMPDVDFPIVNVTLNLTGANAQVMETDVVDPIEEVLMTVQGVVEVRSVSTDGSATITVELELKRDVDVAVQEIQTKIAQVSNKLPDDLDPAVIMKSNPDDQPIIWVALTAPNRSDQEKMVFVKTRLKDKFQEIPGVGEIILGGYVDRTINVFLDPLRLLRAELTVTDIINTLTEQNIEVPSGRVQNKLSEVSLRAVGDVPTVEQFSNIYINSRSGAAMFRPVRLREVAKIEDGLDEIRRISRFNGVSAVGLGIKKIKGANAVEVGDLVKVKLEELRPSLPPGFELNISNDNTTFIRDSVHELVFTLILSAVLTGIVCRLFLGNWSSTWNVLLAIPTSVMGTFLILYFAGFTLNTFTLLGLSLATGIVVDDAIMVLENISRHRESGKTWFQASLDGASEIRFAALAATLAIIAIFLPVAFMKGIIGRYFLEFGVTVSVAVALSLFEALSFTPMRASRYRESKEAQKKQKSKSPFTLPADTFFSKLKNVADRFSFFKRMDPVIENFLQFSERVYGRVLEFVIRKPGTVLVSSVLFFAFSLIFLFLLKKEFIPPQDMGRFIVRAKMPIGSSIIRTDEAMKKVESYLSSRPIVEKYMSNIGGMGGTESNTGMFFVTMKDMGNRPKSKKTGREITQSEVFTEFRKDLKDLVPEAKFSVQDLSQRGFSAGRGYPVELVLTGPDWATLAKVSDSIREKLDSSKTILDIDTDYVSGQPEVKILPNRESAALRGVSMANIGNTIGPLMGGRNVSRFTENGRSFDVRVKIDKDKGENTDIIPNIGVRNTYGEIVRLKDVLVLQATNTLKNITRVNRDRSIKIFGNPPKEKGQTWATNEAIRIAREMLPEGYHVDITGSAKTASESQSSLSGALILGIIMSFMILASQFNSLKQPFYILLSMPFSFSGALIALWIAGQSFNMYSFIGLILLLGLVKKNSILLVEFVNHVRGEGKNIADAIRIGCPVRLRPVLMTTFSSIAAAIPPALALGPGAETRIPMAITILGGLIVSTLITLVVVPAAYYLMENEKDEVRRYS; this is encoded by the coding sequence ATGATGATGGCTGCTATCATCCTGCTGGGAAGTATCGGCTTCTCCCGTATGGGTCTTTCTCAGATGCCAGACGTGGACTTTCCGATCGTGAACGTTACTCTCAACTTGACCGGCGCAAATGCTCAGGTCATGGAGACCGACGTAGTCGATCCTATCGAAGAAGTTCTGATGACAGTCCAAGGTGTGGTGGAAGTTCGTTCCGTTTCCACAGACGGTTCTGCAACCATCACGGTGGAGTTGGAACTCAAACGTGATGTGGATGTAGCAGTCCAAGAGATCCAAACCAAAATCGCTCAAGTCAGCAATAAACTTCCGGATGATTTGGATCCTGCAGTCATCATGAAATCTAACCCGGATGACCAACCGATCATTTGGGTGGCATTAACCGCTCCAAACAGAAGCGATCAGGAAAAGATGGTCTTCGTCAAGACCAGACTCAAGGATAAGTTCCAAGAAATTCCGGGAGTTGGAGAGATCATTCTGGGAGGTTATGTAGACCGCACTATCAATGTATTTTTAGATCCGCTACGTCTTTTAAGAGCGGAACTTACAGTAACTGATATCATCAATACATTAACCGAACAGAATATAGAAGTCCCTTCTGGAAGAGTGCAGAATAAACTTTCCGAAGTTTCCTTAAGAGCGGTGGGGGATGTTCCGACTGTAGAACAATTTTCTAATATATATATTAACTCCAGAAGTGGAGCCGCAATGTTCCGCCCCGTCCGCTTGAGAGAAGTTGCCAAGATCGAAGATGGTCTAGATGAGATCCGCAGAATTTCTAGATTTAATGGAGTTTCTGCAGTGGGTCTCGGAATCAAAAAAATCAAAGGAGCAAACGCTGTAGAAGTCGGCGACTTGGTCAAGGTCAAGTTAGAAGAGCTTCGGCCAAGTCTTCCTCCTGGATTCGAACTGAATATTTCCAATGATAATACTACTTTTATCAGAGATTCGGTTCACGAGTTAGTTTTTACTCTTATACTTTCCGCCGTACTGACAGGAATTGTATGTAGGTTGTTTTTGGGGAATTGGAGTAGTACTTGGAACGTTCTTCTTGCAATTCCTACTTCAGTGATGGGAACCTTTTTGATCTTATATTTTGCAGGTTTCACATTAAATACATTTACTTTGCTTGGTCTTTCTTTGGCGACGGGTATTGTCGTGGACGATGCAATCATGGTATTGGAGAATATCAGTAGACACAGAGAATCCGGAAAAACATGGTTTCAGGCCTCATTGGACGGAGCTTCCGAGATCCGATTCGCTGCGTTAGCCGCTACACTTGCGATCATTGCGATCTTCCTTCCGGTAGCGTTTATGAAAGGAATCATCGGCCGTTACTTTTTGGAATTCGGAGTTACAGTTTCCGTAGCAGTTGCACTTTCTCTTTTTGAAGCTTTAAGTTTTACCCCAATGAGAGCTTCTCGTTACAGAGAAAGTAAAGAGGCCCAGAAAAAACAAAAATCAAAATCTCCTTTTACCCTACCTGCTGACACATTCTTTTCTAAATTAAAGAACGTAGCGGATCGTTTTTCTTTCTTCAAAAGAATGGATCCTGTAATAGAGAACTTTCTTCAATTTTCCGAGAGAGTGTACGGCAGAGTTTTAGAATTTGTAATTCGTAAACCTGGGACGGTGCTCGTTTCTTCCGTTCTATTTTTTGCGTTCTCTCTTATTTTTTTGTTCTTACTCAAAAAGGAATTCATTCCTCCTCAGGACATGGGAAGATTTATCGTTCGAGCAAAAATGCCGATCGGTTCTTCCATCATTCGTACGGATGAAGCAATGAAGAAGGTGGAGAGTTATCTCAGCTCCCGTCCTATTGTGGAAAAATACATGAGTAATATCGGAGGAATGGGAGGTACCGAATCCAATACGGGTATGTTCTTCGTTACCATGAAGGATATGGGAAATCGTCCTAAGAGTAAAAAAACGGGAAGAGAGATCACTCAGTCTGAAGTTTTCACAGAATTCAGAAAGGATCTGAAAGATCTTGTGCCTGAGGCGAAGTTTTCCGTCCAAGATCTTTCTCAAAGAGGTTTCAGTGCGGGAAGAGGTTATCCTGTTGAGTTAGTTTTGACAGGACCTGATTGGGCCACACTCGCCAAAGTATCGGATTCTATCCGAGAAAAATTAGATTCTTCTAAAACGATTTTGGATATAGACACCGACTATGTTTCCGGCCAACCGGAAGTGAAAATTCTTCCGAATAGGGAGTCAGCCGCACTCCGCGGTGTGAGTATGGCAAATATAGGGAATACGATCGGACCTCTTATGGGGGGGCGTAATGTAAGTCGTTTTACGGAGAATGGTAGAAGTTTCGATGTTCGAGTCAAGATCGACAAGGACAAAGGAGAAAATACAGACATCATTCCTAATATCGGGGTCAGGAACACTTACGGAGAGATTGTTCGTTTGAAAGATGTATTAGTTCTTCAAGCAACCAACACTCTCAAAAATATCACTAGAGTGAACCGAGATAGATCCATTAAAATTTTCGGAAACCCGCCGAAAGAAAAAGGACAAACCTGGGCAACAAACGAAGCCATTCGGATTGCGAGAGAAATGCTCCCCGAAGGTTATCACGTAGATATCACAGGTTCCGCAAAAACGGCTTCAGAATCTCAGTCCAGTTTATCCGGTGCTTTGATCTTAGGTATCATAATGTCATTTATGATCTTGGCAAGCCAGTTTAATAGTTTAAAGCAGCCTTTCTATATTCTTCTTTCTATGCCTTTTAGCTTTTCCGGTGCGTTAATCGCTCTTTGGATTGCAGGGCAGTCCTTTAATATGTATAGTTTTATAGGATTGATTCTGCTTTTAGGACTTGTGAAGAAGAACTCGATCCTTCTGGTGGAATTTGTGAATCATGTAAGAGGAGAAGGTAAAAATATTGCTGATGCAATTCGGATCGGATGCCCTGTCCGTTTGAGACCGGTGCTGATGACTACTTTCTCTTCAATTGCGGCTGCTATTCCGCCCGCCTTGGCCTTGGGTCCTGGGGCGGAAACTCGGATACCCATGGCGATCACCATTTTAGGCGGTTTGATCGTTTCAACATTAATCACTTTAGTGGTAGTTCCAGCCGCTTATTATCTTATGGAAAATGAGAAAGATGAAGTACGTAGATACTCTTAA
- the crcB gene encoding fluoride efflux transporter CrcB — translation MNFLIVGLGGFLGSVCRYMISQTIAKESSPFPISTFTVNILGSLLIGIFYGLSQGKISEEIRLFATVGFCGGFTTFSAFALENLKFLQSGSYFSFFAYILLSTTICIAAVLLGVYLSK, via the coding sequence ATGAATTTCTTGATCGTAGGGTTAGGAGGGTTTTTAGGATCAGTTTGCAGATATATGATCTCTCAAACGATCGCTAAAGAATCCAGCCCATTTCCTATTTCCACATTTACAGTAAACATCCTAGGTTCTCTGTTGATCGGAATATTTTATGGACTATCTCAAGGAAAAATTTCGGAAGAAATTAGACTATTTGCAACGGTAGGTTTTTGTGGAGGATTTACAACCTTCTCCGCATTCGCTTTAGAAAACCTGAAATTTTTACAATCAGGAAGCTATTTTAGTTTTTTTGCATATATATTACTCAGCACGACAATTTGTATCGCTGCCGTGCTTTTAGGTGTATATCTAAGTAAATAA
- a CDS encoding type III pantothenate kinase → MILVIDVGNTNTVFGIYRNGSKEPIFHRRTVTRRDRTSDEMGLYLKGFLREFEIDSSQIVGGIYSSVVPTLNPIIERMINDWFQIEPIRVQYQMKLPFGIKYPRPFEIGADRLVNAAAAVKDHPGKSIIIDLGTATTFCVVDDTPDYLGGVIAPGLKGSMDALTRNTAQLPPIVFQAPSKILGDSTIESIQAGFFFGWIGLLEGIIKEVRAAHGNDYRVIGTGGLVTTIHAANPKIFDKIEPLLTLRGLQILYEDNTK, encoded by the coding sequence ATGATCTTAGTAATCGACGTTGGGAATACCAACACGGTCTTCGGTATTTATAGGAACGGTTCCAAAGAACCGATTTTCCATAGAAGAACAGTCACTCGAAGAGATAGAACCTCCGACGAAATGGGACTTTATCTCAAGGGCTTCCTCCGAGAATTCGAAATAGATAGCAGCCAAATTGTTGGTGGAATTTATTCTTCTGTGGTTCCTACGTTGAATCCAATCATAGAAAGAATGATCAATGATTGGTTCCAAATAGAACCGATCAGAGTTCAGTACCAAATGAAGTTGCCTTTCGGGATCAAATATCCCAGACCTTTCGAGATAGGCGCAGACAGACTAGTAAATGCTGCAGCCGCAGTAAAAGATCATCCGGGAAAATCAATCATCATAGATTTAGGAACTGCTACTACATTCTGCGTAGTGGATGATACTCCTGATTATTTAGGAGGAGTGATCGCACCTGGACTCAAAGGTTCTATGGACGCTTTGACCAGAAACACAGCTCAATTACCTCCGATCGTATTCCAGGCTCCTTCTAAAATATTAGGAGATTCTACTATAGAATCCATACAGGCAGGATTTTTCTTCGGATGGATAGGACTTTTAGAAGGGATCATCAAAGAAGTCAGAGCGGCTCATGGAAACGATTATAGAGTAATCGGGACTGGCGGACTTGTAACAACCATCCACGCAGCAAATCCTAAAATTTTCGATAAGATAGAACCCCTACTTACTTTAAGGGGACTGCAAATATTATACGAAGATAATACAAAATGA
- a CDS encoding TolC family protein produces MKYVDTLKNYKKLIFSIIACFFLWECASSPEVKVADGVVEESLKNITGITTQDVEKTVAKETFGLDDLYILAVERTERIALKNEATEQALAQKDKAFAGFMPTLSYVFNKFYSVPGHTQQPSIVDNYKTYKAIQSGDPLSLLPSSGSGSSLPPTVGAGSRLLLSIPLSAGLASYQDYRASKSLAEQRRLEAKHEAGRMYLEIAQAYFNFLQLEESVKISQEAYDLNQDSLQERKRMYAVGRIMRSDLLNSETSLSNAEAVLADAKFQLEQVRITLATMVGYEKPISVAGFKAELEPVPTGMEPEEYLAKRYDVLSAHQSVKVAEAQKDKAWVGFAPTIALNNYYSFPYPGTTHSKDITAQLQITMPLTPFSQMADLKAADSAKKQAKLTASQTRRVATQEIRNAFESFKNSQKILAIYQKAFVSAQETSQSQASGYRSGRNSRIEAIASRIAMLNAEITYRKMLHQHSLNRIALGVAIGEIPHLPGEKKEE; encoded by the coding sequence ATGAAGTACGTAGATACTCTTAAAAATTATAAAAAATTAATATTCTCCATTATTGCCTGTTTTTTTCTCTGGGAATGTGCTTCCAGCCCGGAGGTAAAAGTTGCGGACGGAGTCGTGGAAGAAAGTTTAAAAAATATTACAGGGATCACAACGCAAGATGTAGAGAAGACAGTCGCAAAAGAAACATTCGGCTTGGACGATCTTTATATTCTTGCAGTGGAAAGAACAGAACGGATTGCCTTAAAGAACGAGGCGACAGAACAAGCTTTAGCGCAGAAAGATAAAGCATTTGCAGGTTTTATGCCTACTCTTTCTTACGTGTTTAACAAATTCTATTCGGTTCCGGGGCATACACAGCAGCCCTCTATAGTAGATAATTATAAAACATATAAGGCAATTCAAAGTGGGGATCCTCTCAGTCTATTACCTTCTTCCGGTTCCGGAAGTAGCCTTCCACCTACTGTGGGAGCGGGTTCTCGTTTATTACTCAGTATTCCGCTCTCTGCAGGACTTGCTTCTTACCAAGATTATAGAGCCTCTAAAAGTTTGGCGGAGCAGAGAAGACTAGAAGCAAAACATGAAGCTGGCAGAATGTATCTGGAAATTGCGCAGGCCTACTTCAACTTTTTACAATTGGAAGAAAGTGTTAAAATTTCCCAAGAAGCATACGATTTGAACCAAGACTCCTTGCAGGAAAGAAAAAGAATGTATGCAGTAGGAAGGATCATGAGATCCGATCTTCTGAATTCAGAGACAAGTCTTTCTAACGCGGAGGCTGTTCTTGCTGATGCAAAATTCCAACTGGAACAAGTGCGTATCACGTTGGCCACTATGGTCGGTTATGAAAAACCTATTTCTGTTGCTGGATTCAAGGCAGAATTGGAACCGGTTCCTACGGGAATGGAGCCTGAAGAATATTTAGCAAAAAGATATGATGTTCTTTCCGCCCACCAAAGTGTTAAAGTGGCCGAAGCACAAAAGGACAAGGCCTGGGTGGGTTTTGCTCCTACAATCGCATTAAATAATTATTATTCGTTTCCTTATCCAGGTACGACTCATTCCAAGGATATTACTGCTCAGTTGCAGATTACTATGCCATTGACTCCATTCTCCCAAATGGCGGACCTAAAGGCTGCGGATTCCGCAAAGAAGCAAGCAAAGTTAACAGCTTCTCAAACAAGAAGAGTTGCTACTCAGGAAATAAGGAACGCTTTTGAAAGTTTTAAAAATTCCCAAAAGATATTAGCGATCTACCAAAAGGCATTTGTATCCGCTCAAGAAACTTCTCAAAGCCAAGCAAGCGGATATCGTTCTGGTAGAAATAGTAGAATAGAAGCGATTGCTTCCAGGATCGCAATGTTAAATGCCGAGATTACTTATCGTAAAATGTTGCACCAACATTCTTTGAATCGTATTGCCCTAGGGGTTGCGATCGGAGAAATTCCTCATCTTCCCGGAGAAAAAAAGGAAGAATAA
- a CDS encoding WG repeat-containing protein gives MDRKFMPLVILAFLPLLVFCSKKLQLTAFEENDVYGYKDQNGKVLISPQYALAHDFNENGVGFSFGKDGWVCIDPQNKVLLNVFTFDNGPDYFSEGLARFVEGSKFGFFDASCKKVIPANYDFAFPIQEGFSIVCNDCKSISDGEHSTIEGGKYGLIDKTGKIVVQIEYDSLSEIDPETKTLRGSKGGLKKEIRLP, from the coding sequence ATGGATCGAAAATTTATGCCTCTTGTAATTTTGGCTTTTTTGCCTTTGCTGGTTTTCTGCTCTAAAAAATTACAATTAACTGCTTTCGAAGAGAATGATGTTTATGGTTATAAGGACCAGAACGGAAAAGTCCTAATCTCTCCTCAATATGCACTCGCTCATGATTTTAATGAGAATGGTGTAGGCTTTTCCTTTGGTAAAGACGGATGGGTTTGTATAGATCCTCAAAACAAGGTCTTATTGAATGTCTTTACTTTCGATAATGGTCCGGATTATTTTTCAGAAGGTTTAGCTCGATTTGTAGAAGGGTCTAAATTCGGATTCTTCGACGCATCCTGTAAAAAGGTAATTCCTGCAAATTATGATTTTGCTTTTCCGATCCAAGAAGGTTTCTCGATCGTATGTAACGATTGTAAGTCGATTAGCGATGGAGAACATTCTACTATCGAAGGTGGAAAATACGGTCTGATCGATAAAACCGGAAAGATTGTAGTTCAGATAGAATATGATTCTCTTTCTGAGATTGATCCTGAAACTAAAACCTTACGCGGATCTAAGGGCGGCCTTAAAAAAGAGATTCGTCTTCCCTAA
- a CDS encoding crossover junction endodeoxyribonuclease RuvC has product MKILGIDPGSHRLGYSVLKKDKSVIHVLTYGTIEVPSGTKSPVNLIAIRRQLDAILDEYHPDLASVEELFFAKNRTTAAKVYEARGVVLLTLGEHNIPVVEPTASQIKKGTTGSGTADKKDIKAALKLLLGLENLTGHDDSWDAIASAYVGFAMSGSFKKK; this is encoded by the coding sequence GTGAAAATTTTAGGAATAGACCCTGGGTCCCATCGTCTAGGATATTCCGTTCTCAAAAAAGATAAGTCTGTAATTCATGTTCTCACTTACGGCACAATAGAAGTTCCAAGTGGAACGAAAAGTCCTGTCAATTTAATCGCTATTCGCAGACAGTTGGACGCGATCTTGGATGAGTATCATCCGGATCTAGCTTCCGTGGAAGAGTTGTTTTTTGCCAAAAATAGAACGACGGCCGCTAAAGTTTATGAGGCGAGGGGAGTCGTTCTTCTAACATTAGGAGAACATAATATTCCAGTAGTCGAGCCGACTGCTTCTCAGATCAAAAAAGGAACTACTGGAAGCGGGACCGCAGACAAAAAAGATATTAAAGCTGCTCTTAAACTTCTTTTGGGTCTCGAAAATTTAACTGGGCATGATGATTCTTGGGATGCTATTGCGTCTGCTTATGTAGGCTTCGCGATGAGCGGCTCTTTTAAGAAAAAATGA
- a CDS encoding acyl-CoA dehydrogenase family protein translates to MIQGNYFQDNIDLQTHFDNLIDWEEIVAAYEGDFHDAAKYRQTNDERFAYAPSNVQEAIDYYKSTVEALGEIMGDFVAPRSKEMDQTGLKYENGKVTFPKAQEECYKTLKDAGLMPISISRKYGGLGLPATVQSMMCEIAARADAAFCLAYGNINIVEIMERYASDEMCNEWLPQIAAGKFSAAMALTEPNYGSDLPNVQTRATQDPDGTWKINGAKRFITHACGYVDSPSVILTLARTGSPESGARGLSFFLVQGKDVHVAGIEHKMGLHCSPTCEVVFENSPGVLIGKTGYGLVKYSMGMMNAARLTIATQSLGIGTAAYFEAKKYASERIQFGKPIEKIPAVRKILDKMEREILATRCLVSETGRTIDLYHWRKERMLKEEGKSERDVNQDETIRRWEKLADLFTPMSKYYASEGCVALASDAIQIHGGSGYTEDYDVARIYRDSRITTIYEGTTQLQIVAAIGGVVSGMAASGHLRAYAEEEMSKFSPSTDLRSLWEKLEQAVHSYKSIGDGFTKDELAFETVEIAARFVAGMLLEKSLTQVDGDLKKQRIKHSQDYNIDSLAIAEGNLLRLERANRQAAAAV, encoded by the coding sequence ATGATTCAGGGAAACTATTTCCAAGATAATATCGACTTACAAACTCATTTTGATAATCTAATAGATTGGGAGGAGATCGTAGCAGCGTACGAAGGCGATTTCCATGACGCCGCCAAATATAGGCAAACGAACGATGAAAGATTTGCATATGCACCTTCTAATGTGCAGGAAGCGATAGATTATTATAAATCTACGGTGGAAGCTTTGGGAGAAATTATGGGAGATTTCGTGGCTCCTCGTAGTAAGGAAATGGATCAAACCGGTTTAAAATATGAGAACGGCAAGGTCACCTTCCCAAAAGCACAAGAAGAATGTTATAAAACCTTAAAAGACGCAGGACTCATGCCTATTTCTATCTCCAGAAAATATGGGGGTTTAGGTTTGCCTGCAACCGTTCAATCTATGATGTGCGAGATAGCCGCCAGAGCAGATGCAGCGTTTTGTCTAGCATACGGAAATATTAATATTGTTGAGATCATGGAAAGGTACGCTTCGGACGAGATGTGCAATGAATGGTTGCCTCAGATCGCTGCCGGAAAATTCAGCGCCGCTATGGCTTTGACCGAGCCTAACTATGGTTCCGATCTACCTAATGTGCAAACCAGAGCGACTCAAGATCCGGACGGAACTTGGAAGATAAACGGAGCAAAACGTTTTATCACTCATGCCTGCGGTTATGTGGATTCTCCTTCCGTAATTCTTACCTTGGCTAGAACAGGAAGCCCAGAAAGTGGCGCAAGAGGACTTTCTTTCTTCTTAGTGCAAGGAAAAGATGTTCATGTTGCTGGAATCGAGCATAAAATGGGATTACACTGCTCTCCTACTTGCGAAGTGGTTTTTGAAAATTCTCCTGGAGTACTGATCGGAAAAACAGGTTACGGTCTCGTTAAATATTCGATGGGAATGATGAATGCTGCAAGGCTTACCATTGCTACCCAATCTTTAGGGATCGGAACTGCTGCATATTTCGAAGCAAAAAAATACGCGTCTGAAAGGATACAATTCGGTAAACCGATAGAGAAGATCCCTGCAGTCCGAAAAATTTTGGATAAGATGGAAAGAGAAATTTTAGCCACAAGATGCCTTGTTTCCGAAACAGGAAGAACTATCGATCTCTATCATTGGAGGAAAGAAAGAATGCTCAAAGAAGAAGGTAAGAGCGAGAGAGATGTAAACCAAGACGAAACAATCCGTCGTTGGGAAAAACTCGCAGACTTATTCACTCCAATGAGTAAATATTACGCCTCCGAAGGTTGTGTGGCACTTGCATCCGACGCAATCCAAATCCACGGCGGAAGTGGCTACACCGAAGATTACGATGTAGCAAGAATCTACAGAGATAGCAGGATCACCACAATTTATGAAGGCACTACTCAATTGCAGATCGTAGCTGCAATCGGAGGTGTAGTTTCTGGAATGGCGGCAAGCGGTCACCTAAGAGCTTATGCGGAAGAAGAAATGTCCAAATTTTCTCCTTCTACAGATCTAAGATCTCTTTGGGAAAAATTGGAGCAAGCGGTTCATTCTTATAAATCGATCGGAGACGGTTTTACAAAAGACGAACTCGCTTTCGAAACTGTTGAGATCGCCGCAAGATTCGTGGCAGGTATGTTATTAGAAAAATCCCTTACTCAAGTGGATGGGGATTTGAAAAAACAAAGGATCAAACATTCACAAGATTATAATATAGATTCCTTAGCTATCGCAGAAGGAAATCTATTGCGTCTTGAAAGAGCAAACAGGCAAGCGGCAGCAGCTGTTTAA
- a CDS encoding biotin--[acetyl-CoA-carboxylase] ligase yields MSFQLLDPEKGIFLSEAGSTNTILKGKEFPPGSWILADFQSSGRGRKGKTWSILGEEPFIFSGKFSSDSNLSSPGLFSLYVGVAVAKTILSIYPSASKKDLRIKWPNDIYLNGKKVCGILIETEKEGEVWDWILGIGVNLFGTEILDYLSDAGFITDDENEKGRRSRFLETLLPLLNDAVLAISDGEKRIEFINEKLLWKGETIAWTESGEQKTATLLGVNEEGKLLARTSVGNMVEFIDSPEDFRSLG; encoded by the coding sequence ATGTCGTTTCAACTATTGGATCCCGAAAAGGGAATATTTCTCTCAGAAGCAGGTTCCACTAATACCATCCTAAAAGGAAAGGAATTCCCACCGGGTTCCTGGATCCTAGCGGATTTTCAATCTTCCGGAAGGGGTAGAAAAGGGAAAACATGGAGTATTTTGGGAGAAGAACCCTTTATCTTTTCCGGCAAATTTTCCTCTGATTCCAACTTATCTTCTCCCGGGTTATTCTCCTTATATGTTGGGGTTGCAGTCGCTAAGACGATTTTGTCTATATATCCTTCTGCCAGCAAAAAAGATCTGAGGATCAAGTGGCCGAACGATATCTATTTAAATGGAAAAAAAGTCTGCGGTATCTTAATAGAAACGGAAAAAGAAGGAGAAGTTTGGGATTGGATCCTCGGAATCGGGGTCAATTTGTTCGGCACTGAAATTCTGGATTATCTGAGTGATGCAGGGTTTATCACAGACGATGAAAACGAAAAAGGAAGAAGGAGCCGATTTTTAGAAACCTTACTTCCTCTTCTGAACGATGCAGTATTAGCAATTTCAGATGGAGAAAAAAGGATAGAATTTATAAATGAAAAACTCCTCTGGAAAGGAGAAACCATTGCATGGACGGAAAGCGGGGAGCAAAAAACCGCAACCCTCCTTGGAGTGAATGAAGAAGGAAAATTATTAGCCCGGACCTCGGTCGGAAACATGGTCGAATTCATTGACAGCCCCGAGGATTTTAGGTCCTTGGGATAG
- a CDS encoding YebC/PmpR family DNA-binding transcriptional regulator, with the protein MSGHSKWATIKRKKDAIDSKRGAIFTKVVKEITVAARMGGGDINTNPRLRLAVLKAKASNMPKDNIDRAIKKGTGELEGIVYEECLYECFGPGGTAIMVEAVTDKKSRTTPEIKSILTKLGGSLATTGSVSRLFERKGIIVIPSDQISEEELFELAVGAGAEDVQNEGEVFRVVTSPDDYEAVQTALTDKGIKSEESEIKFVALVGAEVSDKEIAEKVMKLIDNLEGHDDVQGVNSNFELSPELEKEFG; encoded by the coding sequence ATGTCCGGGCATAGTAAGTGGGCAACGATTAAACGCAAAAAAGACGCTATCGATTCTAAAAGAGGGGCGATTTTCACCAAGGTGGTCAAGGAGATCACTGTTGCGGCGCGTATGGGTGGAGGGGACATTAATACCAATCCGAGACTTAGACTTGCGGTATTGAAGGCAAAGGCCAGTAATATGCCTAAGGACAATATCGACAGGGCCATTAAAAAAGGTACCGGAGAATTGGAAGGCATTGTATACGAAGAATGCCTGTATGAATGTTTCGGACCAGGCGGAACTGCTATTATGGTAGAGGCGGTAACGGATAAAAAATCTAGGACAACTCCGGAAATCAAAAGTATTCTTACTAAGTTAGGCGGATCCTTGGCAACTACCGGTAGCGTTAGTCGCCTTTTCGAAAGAAAAGGGATTATCGTAATTCCTTCCGATCAAATTTCCGAAGAGGAATTATTCGAATTAGCAGTTGGAGCAGGTGCTGAAGATGTTCAAAACGAGGGAGAAGTTTTTAGAGTAGTGACTTCTCCGGACGATTATGAAGCAGTCCAAACGGCCTTGACCGATAAAGGAATTAAATCCGAAGAGTCCGAGATCAAATTTGTGGCCTTAGTCGGTGCAGAAGTTTCCGACAAGGAGATTGCGGAAAAAGTAATGAAGTTGATCGACAACTTGGAAGGTCATGATGATGTTCAAGGTGTGAACTCCAATTTCGAGCTTTCGCCGGAATTGGAAAAAGAATTCGGCTGA
- the msrB gene encoding peptide-methionine (R)-S-oxide reductase MsrB translates to MKYEVQKSEEEWKKALSPEQYRIIREKGTERAFTGEYYYNKEKGKYLCAACGAELFNSDTKYESGSGWPSFYKPAADKSVQSETDTSHGMTRTEVLCARCGGHLGHVFPDGPEPTGLRYCINSASLKFKKD, encoded by the coding sequence ATGAAATACGAAGTGCAGAAGTCGGAAGAAGAATGGAAAAAAGCCCTAAGTCCTGAACAATACAGGATCATCAGGGAAAAAGGGACAGAAAGAGCATTTACCGGAGAATATTATTACAATAAGGAAAAAGGAAAATACCTTTGCGCTGCCTGCGGTGCCGAGTTGTTTAACTCTGATACTAAGTATGAATCCGGAAGTGGTTGGCCTTCTTTTTATAAACCCGCAGCGGACAAGTCCGTTCAATCCGAAACGGATACGAGCCATGGAATGACTCGCACAGAAGTTTTATGCGCAAGATGCGGAGGACATTTGGGACATGTATTCCCTGACGGTCCCGAACCGACCGGGCTAAGATACTGTATCAATTCAGCTTCTTTAAAATTTAAAAAAGATTAA